taatttttttcttatttctaccgccatttttcttcacatgcattgcttgaaaattttgattaacctCACCACCAGCTTCTTCTGGAGATTGATTTGCAGAAATTCGCAAACTAAAAGTAGGACTGGCATTCACTTCACCACCACCGATTGAATCAACAATTCGAATTCGTAGGCTTCTTCTAGGAGATTTTTGACCTTCCATTACAATTGTGCACTTAAAACGTACAAATTAATGAAGAAGCCctaagagaagagaaagagagagatagaaaaatgaagaaaaagagagaaataatAATGCTCTTTTCCTTTTCCCCAAATAAAAAAGTGTATATAATGTCTTATTTAATTAAagtattattaataattattaaaaataataataaaataaaaatatattttaaaatgataaatattttttaaaacatattcaATTAAAATTCTCACATCTTAATAATTTGGTCATAATACATATTTCCTCTattccaaaataattttttttaaacagaTGCCCAACTACTAAATGCCTAACGTCCATAAACAATTTAAACAACAACCAAATCCAAAGTTATTTGGACAATTCCAAAAACAAAATGACAAACCAGACAAAGTTTGCAGTAGTTCACTCTGAATAAATATATTAGACAACTTCCTGTAGGGAAGGAACAATTCCCCTCATAGAGCCAAAATCACCTCAAAGGAGATGAGCAACATTGTCTGGGAGCTCCTCAATTACGACGTTATAAAACTTTTGAATGTCAAAAAGCATCGTTTCCTCATCCTCGGTGACAAAGTTGATAGCAACACCCTTCCTTCCAAATCGTCCACTACGACCAATACGATGCAGGTAGTTTTCTGGTTGAGTTGGCAGGTCGTAGTTAATAACAAGGGAGACTTGCTGGACATCAATACCACGAGCAAGGAGATCGGTTGTGATAAGCACACGAGATGAGCCAGATCGGAACTCCCTCATAATGATATCTCTTGTGTTCTGATCCATGTCTCCGTGAGTTGCAGATACTGTGTGATCAAGGCCACGCATTTTATCAGTAAGCCAATCAACCTTTCGCCTAGTGTTAACAAAGATGACGCTCTGGGAGATGGCCAAGGTCTCGTAAAGATCACAAAGTGTTTCAAGCTTCCACTCTTCCTTATCAACGTTGACATAGAAATGCTTAATACCTTCAAGAGTGAGCTCATCACGCTTCACAAGAATTCTCACTGGCTTGTTCATGAACTTTCTAGTAATCTCAAGAGCCTCTGGTGACATAGTGGCAGAGAAAACTCCCACTTGGATTTTTGGTGGCAAAAgctgaaatatatcataaatccctactctctcttcttctttcttcttcttctttgttgtgCTCTTTGTCAAATTCAAAGAGTTCTACACTTACCTTCAGAGACCTACACATCTTGAAATCAATGCGGACTTGGCCACAAGGATACATCTTGGGCCTCTGATCCTTGAAACCTCTAGAGAGCATTTGGTCAGCTTCatccaaaataaacattttgATATGGTCGGGGCGTAGAGACTGCCTGCGCAACATGTCAAAGACACGGCCTGGAGTACCAACCACTACATGAACACCACTCTGAAGGATACGCTGATCCTCACGAACACTGGTACCCCCAACACACGCGTGAACCTTCACACCCAGATAGTAACCAAGCGCACGCATAACCTCCTCAATCTGTTGTGCTAGCTCACGGGTTGGTGCAAGAACCAGAGCCTGACATTCAACTAAACTGTAATCAAGCTGCTGGAGAACTCCACAGCAGAAAGTTGCCGTTTTTCCAGTTCCAGATTGTGCCTCCTGGATAACATCAAGGCCCTTGCAAAAGGGAACGATACCCCTTTGCTGAATAGCTGATGGCTTCTCAAAACCATAGGCATAGATGCCTATCAGAAGATTTTCTTGCAAACCCATGGCATCAAAACTATCGTAAACCTCATCATATGATGTGAAGAATTCCTGTTGTTCAGTACCAAGTAGCACCGTCATTTTCACATTGAATTGACGAGCATCAAACTGAGAACCCTCTGGTGCCCATCCTGCCATGACTGATAGTTGATTAGAAAAGTATTAAAAGGAGATCTAAAGATTTGAGAAAAAAGGGGTTTTGAGAATTACGGTTTGTAAAGACTGCAGCtttttttccaaaaactccTCGGATCTAGGAAGACAAAATGAGTGAGAGAGTTTATATAATTGAATTATTGGAATATGTAAAGTCATAAACTAGTgatatgttttttattttttttttcttttcaaacttCGTATTAATCTTTCAATAttcatttaattcattcttaGAACTCAaccttaaaatataaaattttaaaaaaatcaactatATTGAATtgtgaacaattcaattattttgaatactaTAAAATATTCTAAGAATTCAATTGTTTTGAAATGAAGGGAGTATAATTTAACATTTGAAaagtaaaatatgataaatattttgagacaGATGAAGTAATATTCCAGCATTAATATTATATACTCTTAAATTTGAACTCTTCGCAAAATGCGGTTAAGGTATTACCTTGGAAACTTAAGAGAGATAGTTTAGAGAATCTCATGAACATCAAAAATCAATGAAATTCACCTAAATTTAGGGTTTTTTCATAggataaaaaagaagaaagatgatTGAACCATATCATATTTGGAATTCACTAGTCGGATTAAGCAAAATTTAGTTACCTAAAACCCAATTAAGGAGAAAAGGCTTGTTATcaagaattttttaatttctaaaactTAAACTCAAAATGGCAAAaaggcagcttttgaacgcttttatgctgaactggaagagaaaggcggggaaaGGAAATTATTTAGGCTAGCCAGGACCcaggagagaagggcacgcgatgtggatcaagtgaagtgcattaaagacgagcacggaaaagtattggtaaaggagacccttatcaaacaaagatggcaggCATACTTCTATAAACgtttgaatgacaaaggggttagagaaattgtgttgggagatttggaacatacaggaagtaGTCACGATATTGGGGGTTGTAGAAGTATTACGGGCGATGAGGTTAAAGGTGTCGTTCGTAgaatgcgctggggaagagcgaccggacctgacgagatctctagagaattttgaaagagtgcgGGCTCgataggtttggaatggctgactagattatttaatgtcatctttacgatagcaacgatgcccgtagaatggaggtcgagcatcatgatccctttatacaaaaacaaggaggatagccagagttgcgacaactatagaggtatcaagcttctaagccatactatgaaagtgtgggaaagagtagtggagatgagggtgaggagaggcgtgtatatttcagagaaccagttcggatttatgccgggacgctcaactacggaagccatccatcttatgaggagactaatggaacaatatagggagaggaagagagacttgcatatggtattcatcgacttagaaaaggcttacgataaagttccacgagagatactatggagatgtttggaggctaaaggtgtacctgtagcgtacataagggtgatcaaggacatgtacgagggtgccataaccagggtaaggacaataggaggggactcagaacactttccaattgtgatggggttgcatcaaggatcagctcttagtccatttctatttgccttggtgatggatgtattgacgcgataaatttaaggtgaggtgccatggtgtatgctttttgcggataacatagtcctcatcgatgagactggaagattggagacgcaccttggagtctaaagggtttaagttgagtaggaccaagacaaagTACCTAAAATGCCAGTTCAGTGAGACTCCTCAGGAGGTTggtgcggaagttaggcttggggaccaagccatccaaaagagaagtagttttaagtaccttggttctataatgcaaggcagcggggagatcaacgaggatgtcacacatcatattagggcaggatggatgaaatggaggctcgcctccagtgtgttatgtgacaagaaggtgtcaccacaacttaagggcaagttctacaaagtggtggttagaccagctatgttatatggggtggagtgttggccagttaaggtctcccacgtgcaaaagatgaaagttgtcgagatgagaatgttgagatggatgtgtgggcataccaagagcgacaagattagaaatgaggatatttgagacaaggtaggagtggcctcggtggaagacaagatgtgtgaaacgcgactgagatggtttgggcatgtgaagaggtgAGTCCCaaatgcaccagtgcggagatgtgagaggttggccattgaTGGTTTCAGaaaaggtaggggtaggccgaagaaatattggggagaggtgatcagacaggacatggcgcatttacgacttaccgaggatatgaccttagataggagggtgtggaggacacacattagggcaAAAGTctagtacatagtggcattattcccccttattcgtaggcgtattaacgcactatgatttcttatactctgatttatgttatttatgttatgtgtgttatgttatcttatgttatttatgttattatctaacaatatctactgtttttttgtgctttgattatactattgtttggaacgctttcgttatctactttcctacttttaatattcttgtctgacttttttttctttctatgcttctattgagccgagggtctttcggaaacagacgtcctacattggtaggagtcaggtctgcgtatactttaCCCTCCCAGACCTCATgatgtgagatttcactgggttgttgttgttgttgtaaactCAAAACCTCTTATTATGAATCTCATCCGTCCAACTAAATTGCCACATCCGTAGGTGGTGATTCAAGCAAAAGTTTTGAATAATACGTTGTCAAATTAAGCAGGCTCACCGAATActtcctccgtttcaatttgtcattctttttcttaacaaataatTTCAACTTTCTACATTGCATGTTTAAAATTGCAAGAATAAAGAACATTTTCATATATCTGACATATCTTCAATATAAAAATTACAAGATTAaaaagttttctttatttttttaaaagtaattttaCCTAAATTTATAGTGATTCTTTCCAATTACACGTTATTcctattcttttaatttttttctgaaatcccttctttttggtcactttcggaTACATCACATAAAGTGATGCATTCgacgtcctgatacatcactttacgagATGTATCCAACTAATACATCGcttaaagtgatgtatccgacttTCTggtacatcacgtaaagtgatgtagtGATGTATCGGAGAATAGGAGAGagtagagttttttttttttgaaatggtaaatatttttagagaatatgataaaataagttgtgtatttagttaatttttccttatttaaactTGGTGTTTCGTGTAAATCAGAATCAACAAGTTAATGGGCCTTCAAATGAACATACAGAGCACAATTGAGTTGGAAGACAATCTTTGGCCCATGTATAAGATGAATACTAATCCAAGCCCATAACCAATTCCCTCCATTTCACTCCGCCAAAATGAAATTcgaatttaaattcaaatttcatcCCAAAAATAGAGAACAAAATCCATGGTAATCACAATGAAGGCTTCAAATTCATCTCCAAATGCTCATCCATCTTATTTCCAGGTAAACTCTTCATTTTTACAGCTTCAGATTCGATATTTACGAAGTATATACGCTGTAGACTATAATTACTAGGTTTAATTGATCCAAATTTTGCAATAGATAATAGATTATgaactcaaaattaaatttcaaaagtgTAACAATTTGGACgaatcaaatttgaattttgcaTCTGCCTTTGTCTGGTGTATTCACCGtgcctttgaaatttagagcacagaaattttatcaatcaaatttaaattctgGAACTGACTCTATATGCATCCATTGTGCTTTAGAAATTTGAGATTCGAATTCATCTCCGAACTTACATCAACCCTATTTTTTTGgtactttaatttatttttttcccttctcAACAAAATCTGAAAGTTATAGAGATTCACAATTCGTTTTTGTTAGAGACAGATCACAGATTCAACATATTAGCAGTAAACTATAATTACTGGGTTCAATTGAACCAGTATTATCGACAGATATTAGATTATAAACCCGTAATTTCACAATGTGATTGGTTCAGTGGTAAGAACATGaagaaaaaatcaatcaaatttaAATTCGGCATTCACCTTTGCATACACCTGACAAGCTCTCGTGTGACTATAGATTTTGAAGTTGTatttacttgaatttttttttaaagttttgtgAGTGAAAGTCACAAAAACTATGAACTTTGAAACATTTGAAGATCGATCTGATCAAATTTTATGGTCAAACGCTAGCTTAAAATTGTGAACTTTCCTTTAGTTTCTGCTAATGCTTTGTGTTTCTGTAGATGATCACAGAGGCAATAACATCATTGAAAGATCGAAAAGGTTCAAGCCAGCCAGTAATAGCAAAGTTCATTGAAGctaagtataaggaatttcttcccccaaatttcaagaaaatcctCTCTGTTCAGTTGAAGAAATTCGTAGAGTAGGAGTAGATATTCAAAATCAACAATTCATATAAGATTTCAGCTAATCCCCACAAGGAAAAAATAAAGAGCTTGAGCCAAGTAAAGACCCCAGAAGCATTGAAGAAGAATGTATCAACTACTCCAGGTAAAATGTAACAAATGGACGAGTTAGATCAAATTTGGGCTGGTAAAAACAAGCAAGACTAATATACAAGTCATAATTCAACCCGTTCAGAATTTGTTTGGGTCAAAATGAATTGATCGAAATGGATCAAATAATGGATTTGTCCAACATGTTATGCTATATGATATGTTCTCTATAACAACATTCCATTATTGCAGCCAAAAAGTATATGAACAAACAACATTATTATAGAGAGGTTTGATAGTATTAACTTTAAGTCTTTCAATGTAAGTAATTTTCAATCTCTTACATTTGACCCTGTCAAGTTACACTATTTGACCCAATAGTTCGATAAGTCATTTCGAGTTCAATCTATTGGGTCAAGCCTTGACTCAACTCTTCTATATTTGGATGGATTACTGAAAAAAATAGGTTAATTTTGCAACTCTGGGTGCAGGTAAAACTGGTGGCAGGATGAAGAGATTGAGCCAAGTGTATACACCAGAGAGGCTACAGACACCCAAGAAACACAAGTCTTTGAGGTCAGCAACTTCAGCTCctaaaaaggggaaaaaaatgATGTCTGGTGTTATATCTGTGTTCTTTTCTCTCAAGTATTAGGAGCTTATTTTAGGTTGTTTTATTTTCAAAGAATATCTTAAGTAGGATTGGGATTTCTTAGCTTTATAAATGAAATAAGCGGAACCATTAGAGCTCTATAATATTTTGCTATAACTTCTTTACTTTCGCTATATATTTTATGGATTTGTTTTGAAATGTTTTCCCTTGAGTAGAGGGGGTCTATTGGGAACAACCTTTCTAGCTCTTAAGGTAGGGATAAGATATGCGTACACGTTATAATTCTCAGACCCTACTTGTAGGATTACATTGTATATGTTTTTGTTGAACCTTGTGCCTGTTAGAGAGATACTTATGGTCTATGTTACTCAAGCTCTTCAAAACTGTCATCGAGTGTATGttgaattcttcaaaaatagtgtatttttgaagaattcGATAAGGGTGTGGCAAATTTTTTGAAAAGGCCGAGCATCTTAGGTCATGATTACCGCCACTAAGGGCTATTGTGAGATGAATGGGTAAACGAGATTTTAGGTTTGAGCTTTGTGAATGCACAAATCGGGAGCACTTTCTCTTTGCTAGGTCCTAGTGAAACCATGATTGATTAATGAAACTAATTAAATGCAAATGCATGGGATAATGGCCAAATTCATGCGCTTCTTGAATGCAATTTAGTTTTTAATGATTGAAACatttgtattaattatttcaGTCTTTGACATCATTTATTGATGATTGTATTAATTACTATTCTTTAATCAAAGTATTTATCATCCTGTCTTGTTTGTTTAAGCTATAGAAGGTGCCACCTAAGGCTTTTCTTTATGGTTCATATTTTGGTGGTTTAGCAATTATTGAATAAAACATTGAGAAACAAAATGATCAAGGAAACAAAATTAGCCCGacctaaataaattaatcttaaCAATCTTAAGCAAAAATATGAAACTGTATTTACTAATGGGAAATTGTTAAATTTGTCCctctattattcaaaaattgagTAATTTTATCTCTATATTAATTTCTTGAATAATTCTATCATCTATTAAATCTTTGGTCTAATTTTATTTCTGTCTTTGCGTGGACGTACACAGGGATAAGACAAAAGAAGAATCATAAAAAGGAAGCGGATTTTGTGCTTATGATATAGTTTTATAATACGATGATGACAAACTTGGAAGAGTATTATTGAAGAATATTAAATGTTCTATAAGTTGGTGGTCACATAAACTAGGGGGATATATTGCAAGCTACATTGGATTAAAAATCAAGCATGGGTCACTCTTGATTCATAAGCCACTTAGTTAGGTTGAgagtgtataaaaataatattgaataaaatgtattaaaaatattgaaattagttatgctgaaattattttttatctacTAATATTTAGTTTGATAGTATTAAGCGTAGTTCTAGCTTATTCATcttcatataatattaatagtatgcttttattattttcatttttattataaaatattaatttaatttagcaATGTGATTTGGgatcttattttacttatgaaaaattttcaaatttaatttctatttttactgggtattttgataaatcaagaaaggataattttttttattattataccTTCAATTTATTAAgattgagttaatgtctttgaaaaatatagagAGTAAATATATTTGAGACTCCATCAATTAATATAGATAAAATAGTAAACTTACTATAccaattattgtttttttaatatgtgtttcaagtcaaaatttgacaattaaCCAACATAGATTGTGGTGCAGAGATTGTTTCATCCTTAATTAGAGGTCTTGAATTCGAGACCTGAGTATGAAGAAAATTTTGTTGAGAGTTCTACTGTCGAATGGGTCATGCAATCCACGATCCAAATCTAATTGCGGCTTTAATACGAACTCAAAAGATCAGataaaaaatcaaaagtaaaataaaatttgacaaAGAAAATCGAAACGGAGGAAGTAGCACATACACAACCCCATTAATGTCCGCGTGAAAATACAGGTAACGAATTAACCATAAACCTGTGCACCCATTAAATATTCCCCTCATTATCTTCCAACTCCCTCTCCCTCccacctctttttttttttttttataaaacccaAAATTCATTGCCACTTTTTTCCTCACttttatttcatcttttttattttttccaaaactcaaaaaaaataaaaataaaaaatgtaaggGAGGATTAACAGTATCAACAATGAGCTTATACAGAGGATTAAAATGTTACTGGAAGAGTAGGAGGAGTAGAGGATACGAGAGGCTAAACGGGTCGGGTTGGAGAAGAAAGAATTGGATCGAATATAAAAAACGAAGGTTTTGGAAGATAAATTTAAAGCCAAGACTGAAATTGAATCTCAAGCTTCGGCGATTTTCGCTGAAGAAAATACTAATAAATATGCGCGATGGGTATGTAAATATGATGATGAAGATTGGTAATTCGAGGTGTATGAGCATTGGATTTGGTAGAGGTACCGGACTCGGAATGAGACAATTGAAAGAATATGATGAGAAGGTGCTAGTGGAGATTTACAAGTCCATGATTATCTCTCAGGGACAATTAGTTCCTCGTGGCGGTGATGGCGTTGGTGTTGGTGCTACAAAATTTGGCACTCCAATTATGTGTCAAAGGTAATTAACAAACAACAATGGTGGAGTTTGAGACAGATGGAGTATAGAGATTATAGAAATTATCTCCATCAATAATAGTGGAGTTTGAGATGGATAGGGTGTGAAAACTATTGAGattatctatatttttgttGAGGCAGAGGGATTATTTACAATAAATTTTtggttcaagaaaattcaaaatccAAATAGGGGTGAAGTCGCAACTTACTTTACTTATGAAttctataaaatttaataagttTGATTCAAACTCTGTATTTAcatttaaaaaattacttatatatataagtaatttattaaaaaacaGTGTACAGCCCTATCAAATTGGATTATGTCGAAAAGTCTGCTTTGCAGATAAGTATTTCTCATAAAGGCGTTACAATAAGTTCATGTGAACCAAATAAATTTTGTCAGACTCTCTGTATGTAGTAAAAATTTTATtaagtatttatatatttgattgtgaaattaattattattatatattaatttaaaattattataaaaaatttataacttTGAAGTTTTGATTTAGATTACGGGGATGAAAAAGTTTTATCCACAATGGAATTCATATATATTGACCTCACAAAATCCACTATAAGTTAGGTTTTGTTGcttaattttctaaaaaggATCTTGCTTATCAAAGGTGACTTTTTGGAGCTAGTCTAATTAATCGAAATTCATGTCAAAAtaatctattttaaaatattgtctattaaagaaaattttatatCCAGATTCGAACCCAACGTGAGACTTTattgaaaaattcaaaacttttaaatttcaatttcaaatatctaaatagctaaaaaaaaattaaaaaaaatcaaacttaaACTTGAATTCCTCAAAATAGGGACCCCGTCTACCTCATATCAAGACTACGAGTGTGTTTGGTAAatgttttctaattttttcatgtttagttgatttaaatattttgaaaaatattttcaaatcaatttatttttctcaaatttaagaaaaatgattttcaaaaactaagaaaaactattttcaaaactttccttCAACCTCAAATTACAATGTTTTCTTCTTACCCACCCCTATCACGACCTcctcccccccaaaaaaatttaaaattttctttttttaaaaaagttaaaaaattatttttgaaaaatatttcacagtatgaaaatttcatttttcttatcCATCCCTACCCCGACACCACCCTAccccaaatttttttaaaaactttgcttttttaaaaaatatttcaaaatttaaattttttatttttttaccccaCTCCTATGCCTCCCCCACcgcccccctcccccccccccccccccccacaaaaaaaattaaaaaaaatatttttaaaaaatattttctactttctagctaaaaataaaagatattttctaaaaaatatttttcattcactaatcaaataataaaaaatatttttcagaaaatatttgcCACTTGTTAGAaaccaatttattttcaaaaaaaatattttagtaaaaCATTTTCAAACATTTTCCTTCCTACCAAACACACTTTCCCTCttccttttcctttcttcaGAGTATTTCCCTTTTTTACTTCAATTCCGCTGCCATGGCCGACTGTTCCACTGTGTCTAGCAGTAGTAATGAGCCATATCCCATTATATGTCACTATCAGAATGACATTTTCTGTTTCAAGGAGCTCCGTGATGGTTCTATTCATTCTGCATAATTTTGTTGAATTCGAAGATGGGTCTATATTGTCAACAAAGAATCGTGAATCATATGTCCCGGTAAAACCCACTGATGAATACTTTAGGCTGGAAGAAACTCCGGCCAATTTACTTTGGGACGAGAGTTTTCCATTGCTTAAAGTTGGAGCTTGGGAAAATGCAGAAAATAATAATGTGGGTCAAGTGTTTGATACAAGTACCCAAAGAGCTACTCATACTTTTCAAGGTAATACCACATGCTCCTTTTTGGTTTCAATTTGCttctgtttcaaaaagaatgtttCTTTGCTTTTTAGTAACTCTAGTATGTTTAGTTTATGATCAGAAGATTCAAAATGTGTTCTTTAGAGTTTCTTAAAGTCCGTGCTAGAGTTTGTTAAAGTCGGTGCTTAGTCAAAATCAGGCAtacaaattgaaatagagaaaGTATTTGAATTTGTCCTCATCAAAATCTAATCTTGGCTCAGAAAAGTTCTTTCTTCATCACTATTTCTGTCTGTATGGTAAAGTTCGTATCTTGTTGCTTTGCCTGAGAGAAGTAAACCCTAGGTTGATTTGTTTGTAATTACTCTGTAAAGGAGAAGTTACAATGAAAAATGTAACCCAAATTTATGGCCGTGGAACTAACTTAAGGGGTTCTGAAGAGGATTCAACTCTGAAATGTACCTCATAGGAGTTAGCATTGGTATGTTGAGAGGTGGAGGCATACAATTCAAAGGACAACATTCACCATTCCCATGAAAGAAATGATTTGCTGTCTTGGCAGTagattttatttgtttcaaGTCCAGCCAACGAAGTCTGCAGGATTTATTGAATCACCTGAGAGAAGCTATTGATTGGTTAACCACATTCTAGCTTCTAGGGGAATGCGCAGAGAATATAACCCTATTCAGCCATCTGATGATGTAGTTAACTTGTGACAGACCAGTCATGATAACTCTGATGCATAGGAAAGCCGCGTTCTTTCCTCTCTATTTCTTCATAGATCAAATTCATATCAAGCTAGTATTTCCAATCTTACTTCTGGCCTTGGTTCTGCCGAAAGGGTGGCTAAGTCGTACTTCTGCCATAACCTTGTCGAGAGGATCAGGATCAGCCTCCACCAGCTGATGATAGAGATTCTGTTCCGACTCTTCAAAAATGCTGATGGGTGTGTCTCGTATCCTTCAAAAGCAGTGCATTTTTTGAGGATCCGACACGGAGGCGGCATCAGTTTTGGAGAGTCCAAGTAACATAGGTTTCATGTGCTGCTGTTATACAACTGGAGCTAGATGTCACATACAGCTGTTGAAATAGATTCTACACCATCCCTTTCCACTTCATTTTCCAGGAGAAGAAATGATACTCCAGAGTTTCTGATGTAGATAGTGGAGACTCACTCGCACCTAGTTATGCTTCTTATGACAAGGATgataaaaattcaaaagttaGGTTCTAAGTTGTTGAATATGCAATGTTTGCTGGAAATTTGGAATAGTCCATTGTGctcatgtgtttggttaagactGGGTGTTCAATAAAAGTCGTCAGTGGGATGTCACATATCTCGCGAATGGCGGTTAGCAATACTACTACTTAAGGGACTATTGTGCAAATAATAAAGTCCACAACAACCCCCATACAGCCGAGGGTTTTTCGGTTtctacctccatgaggtaggagtaaggtctgtaTACACTCTACCCCACCTATGAGATTACACTATGTATGAGTAGTAAATACTACAACAACGACACTTCAATCCGAACTAGTTGAGTCCATTGTATGAATTTTTAATCtcctttttttttgatttggacCTATTTCCATTCCGATAATAACTTCTGACAAATTTAGGGTTCTCTTGATTTTCTACTTGTAAAAATTATAGACTGCTGCGTAATGTTTAGTGTACCAATAAGACAAGTTTAATTTCAACATGTTATAAGTATTTAATAATTTCCAGTTTACTATCTAGCAGAAACAGAGCCAAAACCCACTggaaaagg
This Solanum dulcamara chromosome 8, daSolDulc1.2, whole genome shotgun sequence DNA region includes the following protein-coding sequences:
- the LOC129901710 gene encoding uncharacterized protein LOC129901710 isoform X4, encoding MSHIPLYVTIRMTFSVSRSSVMVLFILHNFVEFEDGSILSTKNRESYVPVKPTDEYFRLEETPANLLWDESFPLLKVGAWENAENNNVGQVFDTSTQRATHTFQETEPKPTGKGEKKGVEVSEEQQRKFLHCKHRPLEYNSTIIS
- the LOC129901710 gene encoding uncharacterized protein LOC129901710 isoform X1, with protein sequence MSHIPLYVTIRMTFSVSRSSVMVLFILHNFVEFEDGSILSTKNRESYVPVKPTDEYFRLEETPANLLWDESFPLLKVGAWENAENNNVGQVFDTSTQRATHTFQETEPKPTGKGEKKGVEVSEEQVNQIREELSCADTMPQVQAAYQQRKFLHCKHRPLEYNSTIIS
- the LOC129900978 gene encoding eukaryotic initiation factor 4A-2-like — encoded protein: MAGWAPEGSQFDARQFNVKMTVLLGTEQQEFFTSYDEVYDSFDAMGLQENLLIGIYAYGFEKPSAIQQRGIVPFCKGLDVIQEAQSGTGKTATFCCGVLQQLDYSLVECQALVLAPTRELAQQIEEVMRALGYYLGVKVHACVGGTSVREDQRILQSGVHVVVGTPGRVFDMLRRQSLRPDHIKMFILDEADQMLSRGFKDQRPKIVGIYDIFQLLPPKIQVGVFSATMSPEALEITRKFMNKPVRILVKRDELTLEGIKHFYVNVDKEEWKLETLCDLYETLAISQSVIFVNTRRKVDWLTDKMRGLDHTVSATHGDMDQNTRDIIMREFRSGSSRVLITTDLLARGIDVQQVSLVINYDLPTQPENYLHRIGRSGRFGRKGVAINFVTEDEETMLFDIQKFYNVVIEELPDNVAHLL
- the LOC129901710 gene encoding uncharacterized protein LOC129901710 isoform X2, with the protein product MSHIPLYVTIRMTFSVSRSSVMVLFILHNFVEFEDGSILSTKNRESYVPVKPTDEYFRLEETPANLLWDESFPLLKVGAWENAENNNVGQVFDTSTQRATHTFQETEPKPTGKGEKKGVEVSEEQVNQIREELSCATKKESENKLKWWEYVFQKRLLFEA
- the LOC129901710 gene encoding uncharacterized protein LOC129901710 isoform X3, which gives rise to MSHIPLYVTIRMTFSVSRSSVMVLFILHNFVEFEDGSILSTKNRESYVPVKPTDEYFRLEETPANLLWDESFPLLKVGAWENAENNNVGQVFDTSTQRATHTFQETEPKPTGKGEKKGVEVSEEQVNQIREELSCAQRKFLHCKHRPLEYNSTIIS